The nucleotide window TGCGGAGGGCATCCTCaccctcaaagttcttgccaagggcacgctggcatagctgcagcttgtcaagcaggatctgcagaacctcgtgtagtcccttATCAGGGTTCTCTGCgcgggtgcgagcgaaggttgtagtcgtccagtctgtgtagtagtgctggtgatggacgtcatggtcgaagtggtttttgattgccatgtacgcatcagcaaagctatcatctctctctacaacctgtatgtagaaCGTCTCTGCACGccggtaaggatacggggaaacactgcgtgaaactgctcctcctggatatctacctgccagcagatgctgaagaagatcttaatcttatcgtctaggagatcgtacgcattccctgtatacttgttgctattgtcccatagcttagagaactgcgtgatcgtattGGCTTCGAGCCGATCGTTGCGagaccatcgcggcggtagcgtcttgtacgggtcaTGTGGTAGGCCAAGGGGTCTGTCAGGTACTCGGTTTGTAGGTTGCTGAGGGAAAGGTGTCACCTCGCGGTATGCGGTCGCTGGGGTCGTGTCTGTGTCTGCGGGTACCATTGTTGTGGTTGCATAGCCTGCTCCGTTTGTCGAGGCTGTGGTCCTGCATAGGCATTGATCGCGTAGGGCGGTTGTTGTAGCTCTTGATATTGCGGGTGGCTTCGaacgccttgtctcactctatactgctcGCCCTGTGACGGACGTTGTGGCTGCGGCTGTAGCGGTTCCAGTGGCTGCGTCTGTTGCAGTGGCTGCTGCGCTTGTCTATCTATAGGGGCTGCTAGATGTGCGTTCTGCTGACGCTGGTACGCCTCAGAACGTTCGTCAAACTTCTCGGCCTTGAACTCTGCAGGGTCCCATTCGGGAGCGTTTTCTCCTCCTAGTAAGTTGAAGAGGGAATCAGCTACTCTAGCCCGAAATTTGCCTGTATAGACTCCCCTATACCGGAGCACAGTCTTCAGAGATCTTAGCGTAGTGCGCTCAACCTTCTGGAATAGCTCTCgtgtccatccttcaaagtcccattgGTAGTCGAAGTATAGTCTCTCATCCCATTCCATTCCTACATggtagtcgtggatagccTTCGCGACCCAGGTTGTTGCGTGCGTCTCGTCTGCATCCTCTGgtgcgggtacaccccagagaGATGGGTTGATATAGTCAAACGTGactgtgtatggacagtGTCGCATAAGGTGTTCAGCAGTAAACTTCGCTCCTGGGGATATAGTTTCTGCGCGCTTGCTTGTATTGCGTTCGGATGGATAGTTGAGTAGTTGCTCTTGAACATCAGCGTCTGTATCGCCAGAGTTGCTCTGGCTGCCTGCCATCGTGCCGGTGTATATTGACGCGTTGCCTTGTCTTGTCTAGCTGGTTGGTCGGTTCCAGCGCTTGTGGTTGTACGTGATAGGATCGTCCGGGGACGCTCGTACGGAATCGCTACGCGTTGCTGACGCACTATAGTCGTCCCGagacttctcgcgtcgggatATCAATAGTCTGTCGCTCTGCGCTGCTGACGTGCTGTAGTCGTCCCAagacttctcgcgtcgggatTTCAACAGTGTGTCTTtgtgcgttgctgacgcgctgtAATCGAGCTTCGGCCTGGATTAGCAGCTTAGAGGGAGGTTTTGATCGCTATGcgttatctctgcctcgctctgttcttagcacagaatcttctctcaggagtataacgtcgtgcgtTAGGGAGGCTGTCAaagatgcggtctgtctcttcttccttgctgtctgtgatcgcctcaagcaatcactgatcagtgttggttggctttgcactaagtgcgtaaagggaaataacgataactaggaatgcattctgttcggtggttctaattgatatctacgaacataggtgctacgaaggtatacctaagctcttgcgcaaggtgggccgaagtcgggccgaagtgtccagcagccgacgtctctaccgatactcacgatccgacactaCTAAACTTTAGTCTAAATCTTAACCAAATACCTGGAAACGCTATATTATAATACCTTACGTAGCTTAATAAGGCAATATTAGAAGTAATCTTAATGCCTTAGTTAATACTAGAGCTATAGGTATTAAATGTATTTATAGAGATCTCTCGCGTAACCTAAAACTCTACTAAGACCTACTACCTTGCGTTATATACCTAACTAGATTTACTAGAACTAGACTAGACGGTAGAGAAGTAACTTACACTATTAACTTAACCCTATAATATAATAACTACACTAAGTCTATACACCTCTTTATTACAAATACTAGACGCTATAAGATACTCTTAGGCTAACCCTAGATGCGTAAGCACTAGGTAAACCTACACTATAAGAAGGAGAAGCTCCTATTTACCGCCTAGCGGTGTACTAAACGCTACCTTAAGAAAACTTAAATAACTATCTACCCTATAGAAGGATAGTAGGGAGGTAATAGTTAAACCCTTACTCGCTCCTAAGCCCTAAAACTTACACACGCTATATGATAGCGGTATAACTATTAGTAGTTTAAGATAAAGAGCTAACTATAAGAGTTAAAACCTAATTAGAACTATAGTCTTAGCTAAGACTATACGCCTACACTATATAATTAAAATAATAAATTGAAGTTAAGACCTAAGCTTAATATCTACTATATTAGCGCAGCCCTACTTATAACCCTAGCACGTATGAAGGGGTATAAGATCTACGCCGTTAGCCTAGCGGAAATTGATAAGGCCCTAGCTAACAAGACCTATATAAACCCTACTACGAAAGTCCCTCTAGAATACTATAACCTACTAGAAGTATTCTCCTAAGAGAATTTAGAGTAGCTCCTAAAGAGACGCCTATACGACTATAAGATCGAACTCGTAGAAGGTAAGTAACACAGCTTTAGCCCGCTCTATAGTATATCTTAAGATAAACTAAAAGTGCTACGTAATTACCTTAACAAGAACCTATCTAAGGGTTTTATCCGCGTAAGCTCTTCGCATATTACCTTACCTATTATCTTTATAAAAAAACTAGGAGGGAGTCTCTAATTCTATATAGACTACTAGGCACTAAACGCTATTACTATTAAGAACTAATACCTAATCTTACTAATTTAGGAGACCTTAAGCTAACTAAGCAAAGCAAAGTACTATATAAAGCTTAATATTATTACTGCTTTTAATCGCCTACGTATTACTAAAGGTAATAAATAGCTCACTACCTTTCGTACTTAGTATAGCCTATTTAAATACTAAGTTATACTATTTAGATTAGCTAACACACTAAGTATATTTTAGCACTTCGTTAATAACGTGTTACGTCTATTCTTAGATATATTTTATACTAAGTATCTTAAAGATATCTTAATCTATAGTAAGAGCCTATATAAATATAAGAAGCATATTAGAGCAGTTTTAGGCGCTCTTAA belongs to Pyrenophora tritici-repentis strain M4 chromosome 10, whole genome shotgun sequence and includes:
- a CDS encoding DUF1421 multi-domain protein, which produces MAGSQSNSGDTDADVQEQLLNYPSERNTSKRAETISPGAKFTAEHLMRHCPYTVTFDYINPSLWGVPAPEDADETHATTWVAKAIHDYHVGMEWDERLYFDYQWDFEGWTRELFQKVERTTLRSLKTVLRYRGVYTGKFRARVADSLFNLLGGENAPEWDPAEFKAEKFDERSEAYQRQQNAHLAAPIDRQAQQPLQQTQPLEPLQPQPQRPSQGEQYRVRQGVRSHPQYQELQQPPYAINAYAGPQPRQTEQAMQPQQWYPQTQTRPQRPHTAR